From Flavobacterium alkalisoli, the proteins below share one genomic window:
- a CDS encoding TonB-dependent receptor: protein MKKINKLFTLAFLLVSAVVFAQQKPIMYGILLDENRQPIEGVNVYYADIEGTVRTISDVNGFYKIEIPIEREVVVWFEHTSFKLSSLDVVMQANDTAEMNFIMLTGHTELQNVVIDKTVDRKRVEGIISVSPETIRKIPGAMPGVENIIKIIGGNSNNELSTQYAVRGGNYDENLVYVEDVEIYRPFLIRSGQQEGLSFTNTAMVENVDFSAGGFQARYGDKLSSVLDITYRRPVDFGAQLEASFLGGSLTVEGVSKDKKWNAVVGGRYRDNSLLVNSQQTETNYKPTFADIQTMVNFNPNEKWEISFLGNVSENKYHYQPFYRQTNFGTIDDPIALQIFYDGQEKDEYKTYFGALKSTYIVSEDFTLKVIGSIYHTQEQEHFDILAQYALGEVDTNIGSETFGDVRFARAVGSELNHGRNDLDALIVNAEVKGFHDLEKNKIEWGVKYTREDIHDRLVEWQVIDSAGFSINPPIVDLPRNDQPYNPYTGPLVPYSGARATNFTQVNRFSGYAQWSRRAKWGRSEVWMNAGVRAQQWQITARGYEDGDSKIVVSPRAQFSIKPAWEMDMLFRLSGGYYYQPPFYRELRAQDGSINTNVDAQRSVHVVLSNDYSFKTKKGKKFKLVSEAYYKTLTDVNTYTLENVRIRYRANNDAVAYTYGLDMRLNGEFVPGTESWLSFGYMKTEENLNDRGYISRPTDQRLKFGILFQDYVPNIPNIKMYLNLVYNTGLPGGSPSYADPYIYQSRLNDYRRADIGFSYVFTGPGVEKKYDEDHWLSTFKELSLGLEIFNLFNNQNAITNTWVRDVYTKNQYGIPNYLTSRVFSLKLSARI from the coding sequence TTGAAAAAGATAAATAAGTTATTTACGCTGGCTTTTTTACTGGTTAGCGCTGTAGTATTTGCTCAACAAAAGCCTATTATGTATGGTATACTTCTGGACGAAAACAGGCAGCCTATAGAAGGGGTTAATGTTTATTATGCCGATATTGAAGGTACTGTAAGAACCATATCTGATGTTAATGGTTTTTATAAAATTGAAATTCCTATAGAGAGGGAAGTTGTGGTGTGGTTTGAACATACAAGCTTTAAGCTGTCTTCATTAGATGTTGTGATGCAGGCTAATGATACGGCAGAAATGAACTTTATCATGCTTACGGGGCATACAGAGCTGCAAAATGTTGTTATAGATAAAACTGTAGACAGGAAGAGGGTCGAGGGGATTATAAGCGTATCTCCCGAAACGATAAGGAAAATACCCGGAGCAATGCCCGGAGTGGAAAATATAATTAAGATTATAGGAGGTAATTCCAATAACGAGCTTAGTACACAGTATGCTGTGCGAGGCGGTAATTATGATGAAAACCTTGTGTATGTGGAGGATGTGGAAATATACCGTCCTTTCCTTATCCGTTCCGGTCAGCAGGAAGGTTTAAGTTTTACAAATACTGCGATGGTAGAAAATGTAGATTTTTCTGCCGGAGGATTTCAGGCCAGATATGGAGATAAGTTGTCGTCGGTTCTTGATATAACTTACAGGAGGCCGGTAGATTTTGGGGCACAGCTTGAAGCCAGCTTTTTAGGAGGTAGCCTAACGGTTGAAGGAGTCTCTAAAGATAAAAAATGGAATGCGGTTGTAGGCGGGCGTTACCGTGATAACAGTTTATTGGTAAACAGTCAGCAAACCGAAACAAACTACAAACCTACTTTTGCAGATATACAGACAATGGTAAACTTTAATCCTAATGAAAAGTGGGAAATAAGTTTTTTAGGAAATGTATCTGAAAATAAATATCATTACCAGCCTTTTTACAGGCAAACCAACTTTGGAACCATAGACGACCCTATTGCGCTTCAGATATTTTATGACGGACAGGAAAAGGATGAGTACAAAACCTATTTTGGTGCTTTAAAATCAACTTACATTGTATCTGAAGATTTTACCCTAAAGGTAATAGGTTCCATATACCATACTCAGGAGCAGGAACACTTCGATATATTGGCGCAGTATGCACTTGGAGAGGTAGATACCAATATTGGTTCTGAAACTTTTGGTGACGTGCGTTTTGCCAGGGCTGTAGGTTCAGAACTAAATCACGGTCGTAATGATCTTGATGCCTTAATTGTAAATGCAGAGGTAAAAGGATTTCATGATCTGGAAAAGAATAAAATTGAATGGGGTGTAAAATATACCCGTGAAGATATTCATGACCGCTTGGTAGAATGGCAGGTTATAGACTCTGCAGGTTTTTCGATAAATCCGCCAATTGTAGATTTACCACGTAACGATCAGCCCTATAATCCATATACAGGTCCGCTTGTACCTTACAGCGGAGCAAGGGCAACAAATTTTACTCAGGTAAACAGGTTTTCGGGATATGCACAATGGAGCAGAAGAGCAAAATGGGGTAGAAGTGAGGTTTGGATGAATGCAGGTGTGAGGGCACAACAATGGCAAATAACCGCAAGAGGTTATGAAGATGGCGACAGTAAAATTGTAGTTAGCCCAAGGGCACAATTTTCAATAAAACCGGCTTGGGAAATGGATATGCTTTTCAGGCTTTCAGGAGGATATTACTACCAACCTCCTTTTTATCGTGAGTTAAGGGCGCAGGATGGTTCTATAAATACCAATGTAGATGCACAGCGTTCGGTTCATGTAGTGTTGTCTAACGATTATAGTTTTAAAACTAAAAAAGGCAAGAAATTCAAGTTAGTATCTGAGGCTTATTATAAAACCCTTACGGATGTTAATACCTATACTTTAGAAAACGTAAGGATAAGATACCGCGCTAACAACGATGCCGTTGCATATACTTACGGACTGGATATGAGGCTTAACGGGGAGTTTGTGCCGGGTACAGAGTCTTGGCTGAGTTTTGGATACATGAAAACCGAGGAAAATCTTAATGATAGGGGATATATATCACGTCCAACCGACCAGAGACTTAAGTTTGGTATCCTTTTCCAGGATTATGTGCCTAACATCCCTAATATCAAAATGTATCTTAATCTGGTTTATAATACAGGGCTTCCGGGAGGTTCTCCTTCTTATGCCGATCCTTATATTTATCAGTCAAGGCTTAACGATTATCGTCGTGCCGACATAGGTTTTTCTTATGTGTTTACAGGGCCGGGAGTTGAAAAGAAATATGACGAAGATCATTGGCTTTCTACGTTTAAGGAGCTTTCACTGGGCTTAGAGATATTTAACCTGTTTAATAACCAAAATGCTATTACAAATACATGGGTGAGGGATGTGTATACTAAAAATCAATATGGTATTCCTAATTATTTAACATCACGCGTATTTAGCCTTAAGCTTTCGGCCAGGATTTAA